The Neobacillus sp. OS1-2 genome includes a window with the following:
- a CDS encoding YfkD family protein, whose amino-acid sequence MKKHISLLLTLLLMLSFIPSAFAHKAAVKKAPAPAPVKYQVPASVRNISKENTYPNSTQDLPLLKPSDLTKKLINSSKEKIENPDLIRMLNESSINSTPFAVGYRAIIYLGQWPLNYQSSETSPNWEYQKINTNYFDNRGGKVPYQIKYVQESQKIIRGGLTAKIANAEDVKKMMLLKAMEKTRLPLSFETIIGAGTKNDHIYNIPANRLGYLYAYAPGVNEKGKVTYGEVYLMLKGSKKFIVVKNVTSQGIGAWIPVQDYVSFGFAASERPR is encoded by the coding sequence GTGAAGAAACATATTTCCTTACTATTGACACTGCTTTTAATGCTTTCCTTTATTCCGTCTGCTTTCGCCCACAAAGCAGCGGTGAAAAAGGCACCAGCTCCAGCTCCAGTGAAATATCAAGTCCCGGCCTCAGTTCGGAATATTTCGAAGGAAAATACGTATCCGAATTCAACGCAGGATTTGCCTTTGCTGAAGCCAAGCGATTTAACCAAAAAGTTAATAAATTCATCAAAGGAAAAAATTGAAAACCCTGATTTAATCCGAATGCTCAATGAGTCCAGTATTAACAGTACCCCATTTGCTGTCGGCTATCGTGCGATTATCTACCTTGGTCAGTGGCCGTTGAACTATCAATCATCAGAAACCTCCCCGAATTGGGAGTACCAAAAAATAAATACGAATTACTTTGATAATCGCGGTGGAAAAGTGCCATATCAAATAAAGTATGTGCAGGAGTCACAAAAGATTATCCGTGGCGGACTGACAGCTAAGATTGCCAATGCGGAAGACGTGAAAAAGATGATGCTCCTAAAAGCAATGGAAAAAACTCGCCTGCCGCTCTCATTTGAAACGATTATCGGCGCCGGCACGAAAAATGATCATATTTATAATATCCCAGCAAATCGACTGGGCTACTTATATGCCTATGCTCCAGGGGTTAATGAAAAGGGAAAAGTTACTTATGGTGAAGTGTATTTGATGCTAAAAGGCAGTAAAAAGTTTATTGTCGTGAAAAACGTTACCTCACAAGGGATTGGTGCTTGGATCCCTGTCCAGGATTATGTATCATTTGGTTTCGCTGCATCAGAACGGCCTCGATAA
- a CDS encoding SE1561 family protein, with translation MGSPIQEKNSQVDFLKQRLNMFIDVLDAIDPEDADLEDIDRLISMLDDMESKCREFNNREASKSVK, from the coding sequence TTGGGCAGTCCGATTCAAGAAAAAAATTCACAGGTCGATTTTTTAAAACAGCGCTTAAATATGTTTATTGATGTGTTAGATGCCATTGATCCGGAAGATGCGGACCTTGAAGATATTGACCGTTTAATTTCGATGCTTGATGACATGGAATCAAAATGCAGAGAATTTAATAATCGTGAAGCAAGTAAGTCTGTTAAATAG
- a CDS encoding fumarate hydratase: protein MNIEKFQESMYKLVVETSTKLPKDVRRAVLAAKEQENAGTSAAMSLATITNNIKMADDQVSPICQDTGLPTFKIKTPVGVNQLELKEAIRNAIVQATKEGKLRPNSVDSLTGKNSGDNLGAGVPVIKFDQWEKDYIDVRLILKGGGCENKNIQYSLPCELEGLGRAGRDLDGIRKCVMHSVYQAQGQGCSAGFIGVGIGGDRSSGYDLAKEQLFRSVEDVNQNEDLRRLEEYVMENANKLGIGTMGFGGEATLLGCKVGVMNRIPASFYVSVAYNCWAFRRLGVSVDAVSGEINEWAYQDGEFIDFAQTEAEKETAAASSEEVISLEAPITEEKIRSLKVGDVVQINGLMYTGRDAIHKYLSDHDAPVDLNGQVIYHCGPVMLKDEAGEWHVKAAGPTTSIREEPYQGDIMKKFGIRAVIGKGGMGPKTLAALEEHGGVYLNAIGGAAQYYADCIKGVEGVDLMQFGIPEAMWHLRVEGFTAVVTMDSHGNSLHADVDKSSLEKLAQFKEPVFK, encoded by the coding sequence TTGAATATTGAAAAATTCCAGGAAAGCATGTACAAGCTTGTAGTTGAAACTTCCACTAAACTACCAAAAGACGTACGTCGGGCTGTATTGGCTGCAAAAGAGCAGGAAAATGCAGGAACTAGTGCAGCGATGAGTCTTGCCACCATCACGAACAACATAAAAATGGCGGATGATCAAGTTTCACCAATCTGCCAAGATACCGGATTACCAACATTTAAAATTAAAACACCAGTTGGTGTGAATCAATTAGAATTAAAAGAAGCCATTCGTAATGCGATTGTCCAAGCTACAAAAGAAGGAAAATTACGTCCAAACTCTGTTGACTCTTTAACAGGTAAAAACAGTGGTGATAATCTTGGTGCAGGCGTGCCAGTTATCAAATTTGACCAATGGGAAAAAGATTATATTGACGTCCGCTTGATCTTAAAAGGCGGCGGCTGTGAAAATAAGAACATTCAATATAGCCTGCCATGTGAGCTCGAAGGTCTGGGTCGTGCGGGCCGTGATCTTGATGGCATCCGTAAATGTGTCATGCATTCCGTATACCAAGCGCAAGGACAAGGCTGCAGCGCAGGTTTCATCGGTGTCGGCATCGGCGGTGACCGTTCATCGGGCTATGATTTGGCAAAAGAACAATTATTCCGATCTGTTGAAGATGTCAATCAAAATGAAGATCTTCGGCGGTTAGAAGAGTATGTTATGGAAAATGCTAATAAACTCGGTATCGGCACAATGGGCTTTGGCGGTGAAGCGACACTGCTTGGCTGTAAAGTTGGTGTCATGAACCGAATTCCTGCCAGCTTCTACGTATCCGTTGCCTATAACTGCTGGGCCTTCCGTCGTCTAGGTGTCAGCGTTGATGCTGTTAGCGGGGAAATCAATGAGTGGGCCTACCAAGATGGTGAGTTCATTGATTTTGCTCAAACGGAGGCTGAAAAGGAAACAGCTGCTGCCTCCTCCGAAGAAGTGATTTCTTTAGAGGCACCCATCACTGAAGAAAAGATTCGCTCGTTAAAGGTTGGCGATGTTGTTCAAATTAACGGCTTAATGTATACTGGCCGCGATGCGATCCATAAGTATTTAAGTGACCATGATGCACCAGTTGATCTTAATGGCCAAGTTATTTACCACTGTGGTCCAGTAATGTTAAAGGACGAGGCTGGCGAATGGCATGTAAAGGCTGCAGGTCCGACCACAAGTATTCGTGAGGAGCCGTATCAAGGCGATATCATGAAGAAGTTCGGTATTCGCGCGGTTATCGGTAAAGGCGGCATGGGACCGAAGACGTTGGCTGCTTTGGAAGAGCATGGCGGAGTATATTTGAATGCTATCGGTGGTGCGGCCCAATATTATGCTGATTGTATCAAAGGCGTCGAGGGCGTTGATTTGATGCAATTTGGTATTCCAGAAGCCATGTGGCACTTACGCGTCGAAGGCTTCACAGCCGTTGTAACAATGGACTCACATGGAAACAGCCTGCACGCTGATGTCGATAAGTCATCATTAGAAAAATTAGCCCAATTTAAGGAACCGGTTTTTAAATAA
- the pdaA gene encoding delta-lactam-biosynthetic de-N-acetylase has product MKKLFSILSMLLLLIPHVTYAAVPNRPINWGFKKAVNEQPPEAGALYDEILAKYGAFYKGDPNRKILYLTFDSGYENGYTPKILEVLKKEKVPATFFVTGHFLNSQPELAKQIVKEGHIIGNHSWSHPDFTAVNDAKIREELKKVKLKTKEITGQKKMQYLRPPRGVFSERTLQIAKEEGYTHVFWSLAFVDWNINQQKGWEYSYANIMRQIHPGCVLLLHSVSKDNADALERVIPELKKKGYKFKSLDKFK; this is encoded by the coding sequence ATGAAAAAATTATTCAGCATCCTTAGTATGCTGCTCTTGCTGATTCCACATGTTACATACGCAGCGGTGCCCAACAGACCGATTAACTGGGGATTTAAAAAAGCAGTCAATGAACAGCCGCCAGAAGCGGGCGCATTATATGATGAAATTCTTGCAAAGTATGGTGCTTTTTACAAGGGGGATCCCAATAGGAAGATTTTATACCTAACCTTTGACAGTGGTTATGAAAATGGCTACACACCAAAAATTCTTGAGGTCTTAAAAAAAGAAAAAGTGCCAGCCACTTTTTTTGTGACGGGGCATTTTTTAAATTCACAACCGGAACTGGCAAAACAAATAGTAAAAGAAGGGCATATCATCGGCAACCATTCTTGGAGTCATCCTGATTTTACTGCAGTAAATGATGCGAAAATTCGGGAAGAGCTCAAAAAGGTTAAACTCAAAACAAAAGAGATAACAGGGCAAAAGAAAATGCAATACCTGCGCCCGCCACGAGGTGTTTTTAGCGAAAGAACATTGCAAATTGCAAAAGAAGAAGGCTACACACATGTATTCTGGTCCCTCGCTTTCGTCGACTGGAATATCAATCAGCAGAAGGGCTGGGAATACTCATATGCCAATATCATGAGGCAAATCCACCCTGGCTGCGTGCTGCTGCTGCATTCAGTTTCTAAAGATAATGCAGATGCACTAGAAAGAGTCATACCGGAATTGAAGAAAAAAGGCTACAAATTTAAAAGCCTAGATAAGTTTAAATAA
- the rlmD gene encoding 23S rRNA (uracil(1939)-C(5))-methyltransferase RlmD yields MKTEQSIKIQLNQTFPLTIKRLGINGEGVGYFKKQVVFVPGALPGEEVVVEATKINPKFAEAKIKKIRIKSPHRVLPLCPVYDQCGGCQLQHLEYGQQLKEKRDIIIQSLERHTKLAINKLEIRETLGMENPWGYRNKSSFQVGQKDGKVLAGLYGLNSHQLINIDQCAVQHSRTNEATAKVKRILEELQIPIYNEKTRKGIVRTIVTRVGVQTGELQVVLITSQKELPKKELILEEIEKQLPNVKSVVQNINGQKTSIIFGEETVPLAGQEFIQETLGDLQFELSARTFFQLNPTQTIKLYDEVKKAAGLTGKEKVVDAYCGVGTIGLWLADQAAEVRGMDIIPESIEDAKKNAKRHGFTNTKYVPGKAEEVLPKWVKKGWKPDIIVVDPPRTGLDNQLIQTILHVKPGKLIYVSCNPSTLAKDIQTLSSIYDVKYIQPVDMFPQTSHIECVSQIVLRKN; encoded by the coding sequence ATGAAAACCGAACAAAGTATTAAAATTCAATTAAATCAAACATTTCCCTTAACGATAAAAAGACTCGGCATTAATGGAGAAGGTGTGGGTTATTTTAAGAAACAGGTGGTCTTTGTGCCGGGAGCCCTTCCAGGGGAAGAAGTTGTTGTTGAGGCAACAAAAATTAACCCCAAATTCGCCGAAGCAAAAATAAAAAAGATTCGCATCAAATCACCACATCGTGTCCTGCCGCTTTGTCCGGTATATGACCAATGCGGTGGCTGTCAGCTTCAGCATTTGGAATACGGTCAGCAGCTAAAGGAAAAACGCGATATTATTATCCAATCGCTAGAACGACATACAAAGCTTGCAATTAATAAGCTTGAAATCCGTGAAACGCTTGGCATGGAGAATCCATGGGGGTACCGGAATAAAAGCAGCTTTCAAGTTGGCCAGAAAGACGGTAAAGTGCTCGCTGGATTATACGGACTTAACTCGCATCAGTTGATTAACATTGACCAATGCGCTGTCCAACATTCGCGAACCAATGAGGCAACCGCCAAGGTGAAACGAATTCTCGAGGAGTTGCAGATTCCTATTTATAATGAAAAAACTAGAAAAGGAATCGTCCGCACCATTGTGACTCGTGTCGGCGTACAAACCGGCGAACTGCAAGTTGTTCTGATTACCTCACAAAAGGAATTGCCAAAAAAAGAGCTTATTCTTGAGGAAATTGAAAAACAGCTTCCAAATGTGAAATCAGTGGTTCAAAACATAAATGGGCAAAAAACTTCGATTATTTTTGGTGAGGAGACCGTGCCGCTTGCTGGTCAAGAGTTTATTCAGGAAACCCTTGGTGACCTGCAATTTGAACTGTCAGCGAGAACATTTTTTCAATTAAATCCTACTCAAACTATTAAGCTTTATGATGAAGTAAAAAAAGCAGCTGGACTGACAGGCAAAGAAAAAGTAGTGGATGCCTATTGTGGTGTGGGAACAATTGGCCTATGGCTTGCGGATCAAGCGGCGGAGGTCCGTGGCATGGATATCATCCCTGAATCCATTGAGGATGCGAAGAAAAACGCCAAGCGCCACGGATTCACCAATACGAAATATGTTCCGGGGAAGGCAGAAGAGGTATTACCTAAATGGGTTAAAAAAGGTTGGAAACCGGATATTATTGTGGTCGACCCACCAAGAACCGGCCTCGATAACCAGCTGATCCAAACTATTTTACACGTAAAACCAGGGAAATTAATCTATGTTTCATGTAATCCATCGACATTGGCAAAAGACATCCAAACCTTAAGTTCAATATATGATGTTAAATACATTCAGCCGGTAGACATGTTTCCGCAGACATCTCATATTGAATGCGTGTCGCAGATAGTTCTGAGGAAAAATTAA
- a CDS encoding recombinase zinc beta ribbon domain-containing protein yields the protein MIEDAKQPKFDVILSKELSRLRHSIPEENQFVVKNTHPANISNEMFDVVQKLMKSRKKNHTKVKKHLFTNVLYCSDCGAGMWYRQNRIGYICGSYARHGRIACTHKTIKEKDLKETILSDINKMAQVINDKEYLNNLAVEAQKKQKQGTQTLTKIDNEIKAAKEKKKRYLEMLAEKQITHEEYREVADENQERINELNLKRSGLEASLRHDEFLGRIENLRNTAS from the coding sequence TTGATTGAGGACGCAAAGCAGCCTAAGTTCGATGTCATCCTTTCAAAGGAGCTATCGCGACTTAGGCACAGTATTCCTGAAGAAAACCAATTTGTTGTAAAGAACACTCACCCTGCAAACATTTCAAATGAAATGTTTGATGTCGTTCAAAAGCTAATGAAAAGCCGCAAAAAAAATCATACAAAAGTAAAAAAACATCTTTTTACAAATGTCCTATATTGTTCTGATTGTGGAGCAGGTATGTGGTATAGGCAAAATCGAATTGGTTACATTTGCGGGAGTTACGCTCGTCATGGGAGAATCGCTTGCACTCATAAAACGATAAAAGAAAAGGATTTAAAAGAAACAATCCTTTCTGATATTAATAAAATGGCTCAAGTTATTAATGACAAGGAATACCTAAATAACCTTGCCGTAGAAGCTCAAAAGAAACAAAAACAAGGTACTCAAACTTTAACTAAAATTGATAACGAGATTAAAGCTGCCAAGGAAAAAAAGAAACGTTACCTTGAGATGCTTGCAGAAAAACAAATCACTCATGAAGAATACCGCGAAGTTGCTGATGAAAATCAAGAACGGATAAATGAATTAAATCTTAAAAGGAGTGGGCTGGAAGCCTCACTCCGACATGATGAATTTTTAGGACGTATTGAAAATCTTCGGAATACCGCTTCATGA
- a CDS encoding MATE family efflux transporter, translating to MNKSLNETMVLAKPMIVFLIPVIFASVLQSLGQIFGIIIVGQTLGVDSLAAISAFFPLFFFLISFVIGIGSGSSILVGQTYGGGNISKMKEVVGVTLAFTMIISIAVTLIGGFFTEDILKWMGTPENILVASTEYARILFVTLPITFLYMCYTTFMRGVGDSKTPFYFLLISIILNIALLPILIFGWLGLPEFGLNGAAYASVLSNFITFVILLVYLHKKSHVLKLDFIILKNLHLKGPVLKALLKLAIPTSISMISIALSEIAVITFVNDYGSNATAAYGIVNQIASYVQIPAMSISIAISVFVAQAVGSGNISNIKHITKISITLNYLLGGILILILYLIPNLVLRIFLDNYDTINLAKDLIIISFWSYVILGHTQALSATMRATGTVLLPTIFTITSILVIEVPVAYSLSHFTRLGIDGIWLAYPVAFIVNFLAQSIYHRLFWKKKSFKALIN from the coding sequence ATGAATAAATCTTTAAATGAAACTATGGTCTTAGCAAAACCGATGATTGTCTTTCTCATACCTGTCATTTTTGCAAGTGTTTTGCAATCATTAGGTCAAATATTTGGAATTATCATCGTTGGACAAACACTTGGAGTAGATTCTTTGGCAGCTATTTCTGCATTCTTCCCTCTATTCTTTTTTTTAATATCCTTTGTAATCGGAATTGGATCTGGAAGTTCCATTCTGGTTGGGCAAACGTACGGTGGAGGAAATATCTCAAAAATGAAGGAAGTTGTTGGAGTAACTTTGGCATTTACGATGATCATATCCATTGCTGTCACCCTAATCGGAGGCTTCTTTACAGAAGATATTCTAAAATGGATGGGAACACCTGAGAATATTCTGGTTGCAAGTACAGAATATGCACGTATTTTATTTGTTACATTACCTATTACTTTCTTATATATGTGCTATACAACCTTTATGAGGGGTGTTGGAGATTCAAAAACACCTTTTTATTTCTTATTAATTAGTATTATCTTAAATATCGCCTTGCTTCCAATTCTCATTTTCGGATGGCTCGGTTTACCGGAATTTGGATTAAATGGTGCTGCTTACGCCTCTGTATTATCCAATTTCATTACATTTGTAATTCTATTAGTGTACTTACACAAAAAAAGTCATGTACTCAAATTAGATTTTATTATTTTGAAAAATCTCCACTTGAAAGGCCCGGTATTGAAAGCCTTACTGAAATTAGCCATTCCTACTAGTATAAGTATGATTTCAATCGCATTGTCAGAAATTGCAGTCATAACTTTTGTAAATGATTATGGATCCAATGCAACGGCTGCATACGGAATCGTCAATCAAATTGCAAGCTACGTTCAAATACCAGCGATGAGTATTTCAATTGCCATTTCAGTATTTGTTGCACAAGCTGTGGGGTCCGGAAATATTTCAAACATTAAACATATAACGAAAATATCCATTACACTAAACTATCTTCTTGGTGGTATTCTTATTCTCATTCTTTACCTGATACCAAATCTCGTTTTAAGAATTTTCTTAGACAACTACGATACTATTAATCTTGCAAAAGATCTTATAATAATCTCATTTTGGAGTTATGTTATTTTGGGTCACACTCAAGCACTTTCAGCAACAATGAGAGCAACAGGGACGGTATTATTGCCAACAATTTTTACAATCACAAGTATTTTGGTGATTGAAGTTCCAGTAGCATACTCCTTATCACATTTTACAAGACTTGGGATAGATGGAATATGGCTCGCATATCCAGTTGCGTTCATAGTCAATTTCTTGGCTCAATCTATTTACCACCGACTTTTTTGGAAAAAGAAATCTTTCAAGGCACTAATTAATTAA
- a CDS encoding helix-turn-helix domain-containing protein, translated as MDNRKVGELIYNLRKEKGLTQKQLADQMNISDRTISKWERGYGCPDVTLLPSLSTLLGVNIENILDGELSSNEFVGGNMKKSNYFVCPSCNNVVLATGDITLSCCGRKLERLAAKKATDEEKLPITEIDNEWFISSDHPMTKDHYISFIAVATGDQVQIIKQYPEWGLQTRIPKRKHSKLLWYDTQFGLFYQILS; from the coding sequence ATGGATAATCGTAAAGTTGGAGAGTTAATTTATAATTTACGGAAAGAAAAAGGGCTGACACAGAAACAATTAGCTGATCAAATGAACATATCTGATCGAACGATTTCAAAATGGGAGCGTGGATATGGCTGTCCAGATGTCACGCTATTACCAAGTTTATCTACCCTATTAGGCGTAAATATAGAAAATATTTTAGATGGTGAATTATCGTCGAATGAATTTGTAGGAGGAAATATGAAAAAGTCAAATTATTTTGTCTGTCCGTCATGTAATAATGTTGTATTAGCCACGGGAGATATCACCCTATCTTGCTGTGGGAGAAAATTAGAACGATTAGCAGCAAAGAAAGCAACAGACGAAGAAAAGCTACCAATTACAGAAATTGATAATGAATGGTTTATTTCAAGCGATCATCCTATGACAAAAGATCATTATATATCATTTATTGCTGTTGCTACAGGTGATCAAGTTCAAATAATAAAACAGTATCCTGAGTGGGGTTTACAAACACGTATCCCGAAACGTAAACATAGCAAACTGTTATGGTATGATACTCAATTTGGTTTATTCTATCAGATTTTATCATAA